The proteins below come from a single Prunus dulcis unplaced genomic scaffold, ALMONDv2, whole genome shotgun sequence genomic window:
- the LOC117613087 gene encoding probable leucine-rich repeat receptor-like protein kinase At1g35710 has protein sequence MKKSEGLICFVLLFCLLEAIHAQTEAEALLNWKISLSSYSLTSWTLTSSTSSPCNWTGIQCNEAGSIVEINLVDSGLDGTLNRFDFSAFPNLSSLNLNYNNLVGEIPVGIGNATKLTLLDLGSNNFTNPIPLEIGNLSELQVLLLYNNSLTGQIPHELSNLQKVWNFSLGANYLENPDNVQFKGMASLTDLWLYYNHLVEVPSFVSECPQLMSLDLSFNRITGQVPVQLLTGLKNLEFLNLEKNHFSGPIPEDIGLISGLQRIDLFTNSLKGPIPSSIGQLRELKHLDLRNNSLNSSIPSELGLCTNLTYLALASNFLSGELPLSLSKLTNIVELGLSGNSFTGPLLPSLVSNWTAMVSLQLQNNSFSGNIPAEIGNLKDLTHLDLSGNQLSGPIPKTLWSLTNLHSLQLLYNNLTGTIPPEIGSMMSLAIFDVNTNQLHGELPKNISLLSSLEKFSVFTNELSGDIPSDFGMYSPNLVYVSFSNNSFSGELPQELCSGFALQVLTVNRNNFTGSLPACLRNCSGLSRVRFDGNQFTGNITNAFGVHPSLEFIALSDNQFVGTLSPQWAECKNITAMSMARNRISGQIPPELGQMTQLQSLSLEANDFIGQIPDELGNLSLLFSLNLSRNHLAGSIPKSVGKLNKIQLLDLSDNNFTGAIPIEPGTFDRLTSLNLSHNKFSGNIPAEIGNLELRYLLDLSSNFLTGEIPSNLAKLIQLEVLNVSNNRLSGSIAEKFSRMVSLVGIDFSYNNLTGPIPTSAIFRKVPANAFLGNDGLCGDIEGLTPCNSNPGKSNKISKVLLALLVSSCVILVVATTSTAAVLKFGRKSKLKETENPRMSESFDSRIWGRYGKFTFGAIVNATESFDEKYLIGKGGFGSVYKAMLGRGEVVAVKKLNISDSSDIPEINRQSFENEIRTLTEVRHRNIIKLYGFCSWRECLYLVYEYAERGSLRKVLYGTGEAELGWSTRVKLVQGLAHAISYLHNDCSPPIVHRDITLNNILLEKGFVPRLSDFGTARLLSTDSSNWTSVAGSYGYMAPELAFTMRVTDKCDVYSFGVVALEIMMGRHPGELLASLSVSLTENAELLLKDLLDQRLRPPLSQSATAVASVVTMALACTCTNAESRPTMDFVAKKLSSARTQANLSAPFGMITINKLFSVAVAVAATTAVDVTVAAIFVVDVVFPLAVVYLAIVVVAYLAIVAAAAIPSSISISMLMPLFPYRVSVFFLIYCLTHMVSMFYFTYCRAHRVSVFYIIYCHAHRVSVLYF, from the exons ATGAAGAAATCAGAGGgacttatttgttttgttcttctgTTCTGTCTTCTTGAAGCAATCCATGCACAAACTGAAGCAGAAGCTCTGCTAAATTGGAAAATCAGTTTAAGCTCTTATTCTTTAACATCATGGACTCTCACTAGCAGCACAAGCAGCCCCTGTAACTGGACTGGAATTCAGTGCAATGAAGCTGGCAGCATTGTTGAAATAAATTTGGTGGATTCAGGCCTTGATGGAACACTCAACAGGTTTGACTTCTCTGCCTTTCCTAATCTCTCTTCCCTCAATCTCAATTACAACAATCTTGTGGGAGAGATTCCAGTTGGGATTGGGAATGCAACAAAGCTCACTTTACTTGATCTCGGTAGTAACAACTTCACAAACCCGATTCCCCTGGAGATCGGGAACCTCTCGGAACTCCAAGTTCTTCTTCTCTACAACAATTCACTCACAGGTCAAATCCCACATGAGCTTAGCAACCTACAAAAAGTTTGGAATTTCAGTTTAGGAGCAAACTATTTAGAGAATCCTGATAATGTTCAGTTTAAGGGGATGGCATCTTTAACAGACCTTTGGCTCTATTATAACCATTTGGTGGAGGTTCCCTCATTTGTCTCAGAATGTCCACAGCTAATGTCTCTAGATTTGTCTTTCAATCGGATCACTGGTCAGGTTCCAGTGCAACTACTGACAGGTCTTAAGAACCTTGAGTTTCTTAATTTAGAAAAGAACCACTTCAGTGGTCCAATTCCTGAAGATATTGGTTTGATATCTGGCCTTCAAAGAATTGACCTGTTTACCAATTCCCTTAAAGGGCCAATTCCATCCTCTATAGGCCAACTCAGGGAGCTGAAACACCTTGATCTTCGAAACAATTCTTTGAACTCTTCAATCCCTTCTGAGCTTGGTCTTTGTACCAACCTCACCTACTTGGCCCTGGCTTCCAATTTCCTCAGTGGGGAACTGCCTCTGTCCTTGTCCAAGCTTACCAACATTGTTGAATTGGGTTTATCTGGGAATTCATTTACTGGTCCACTATTGCCTTCTCTAGTTTCCAATTGGACTGCAATGGTCTCTTTACAACTTCAAAACAACAGCTTCAGTGGGAATATTCCAGCAGAGATTGGAAACTTGAAAGATTTGACACATTTAGATCTTTCTGGAAACCAGCTATCAGGGCCAATTCCTAAAACACTGTGGAGTCTCACAAATCTTCATAGCCTACAGCTTTTATACAACAATCTCACTGGGACAATCCCCCCAGAGATTGGAAGCATGATGTCATTGGCTATCTTTGATGTCAACACAAACCAACTTCATGGGGAGTTGCCAAAGAACATTTCTCTTTTGAGTAGCCTTGAGAAGTTTTCTGTGTTCACCAATGAATTATCAGGAGACATTCCGAGCGATTTTGGGATGTACAGTCCTAATTTGGTGTATGTTAGCTTTTCCAACAATAGTTTCTCTGGAGAATTGCCACAAGAATTGTGCAGTGGGTTCGCTTTGCAAGTTCTCACAGTCAATCGTAACAACTTCACAGGGTCATTGCCTGCGTGCTTGAGAAATTGTTCAGGACTATCTAGAGTCCGGTTTGATGGTAACCAATTCACCGGAAACATTACAAATGCGTTTGGTGTTCATCCCAGTCTTGAGTTCATTGCTCTTAGTGACAACCAGTTTGTTGGTACTCTCTCACCACAGTGGGCAGAATGTAAAAATATCACCGCTATGAGCATGGCTAGAAATAGAATCTCTGGTCAAATCCCACCTGAGCTTGGGCAGATGACACAATTGCAATCTCTAAGCTTAGAAGCTAATGATTTCATTGGGCAAATTCCGGATGAACTGGGAAATCTAAGCTTGCTCTTCTCGCTCAACCTGAGCCGCAACCACTTGGCAGGATCAATCCCCAAGAGTGTAGgcaaattgaataaaatcCAACTTCTTGATTTGTCTGATAACAATTTTACAGGGGCAATACCAATTGAGCCTGGCACGTTTGACAGGTTAACAAGCTTGAACTTGAGCCATAACAAGTTTTCAGGTAATATCCCTGCAGAGATTGGAAACTTAGAGTTGCGGTACTTATTGGATCTTAGCAGCAATTTTCTCACTGGAGAAATACCTTCAAACTTGGCCAAGCTCATTCAATTGGAGGTTCTCAATGTCTCAAACAACCGTCTCTCAGGGAGCATCGCAGAGAAATTTTCCAGAATGGTTAGTCTAGTTGGCATTGATTTCTCTTACAATAACTTAACTGGTCCAATCCCAACTAGTGCCATTTTTCGAAAAGTGCCTGCAAATGCCTTTCTTGGAAATGATGGTTTATGTGGAGATATCGAGGGACTAACTCCATGCAACTCAAATCCCGGAAAGTCCAACAAGATTAGCAAGGTTCTACTTGCTCTCCTGGTTTCCAGTTGTGTTATATTAGTGGTTGCAACTACAAGTACTGCTGCAGTGCTAAAGTTCGGCCGGAAATCAAAGCTTAAGGAAACTGAAAATCCTAGGATGTCTGAGAGTTTTGATTCAAGGATATGGGGAAGATATGGAAAATTCACATTTGGTGCAATCGTGAACGCGACAGAGAGCTTTGATGAGAAGTACCTCATTGGAAAAGGAGGATTTGGGAGTGTCTACAAGGCTATGTTGGGCAGGGGAGAAGTGGTTGCAGTTAAGAAGCTGAACATTTCAGACTCTAGTGACATTCCAGAAATAAATCGCCAAAGTTTTGAGAATGAGATACGAACCTTGACAGAAGTGAGGCACAGAAACATAATAAAGCTTTATGGGTTCTGTTCATGGAGGGAGTGCTTGTACTTGGTGTATGAATATGCAGAGAGAGGTAGCTTGAGAAAAGTATTGTATGGGACAGGGGAAGCAGAACTTGGATGGAGCACAAGGGTGAAACTTGTGCAAGGGCTCGCTCATGCAATTTCTTACTTGCACAATGACTGCTCTCCTCCAATTGTTCACAGGGACATAACTTTGAATAACATATTACTCGAGAAGGGTTTCGTGCCACGGTTATCGGATTTTGGAACTGCAAGGTTGTTGAGCACAGATTCATCAAATTGGACTTCTGTAGCTGGATCTTACGGCTACATGGCTCCAG AGCTGGCTTTCACAATGCGTGTGACGGATAAGTGTGATGTGTATAGCTTTGGAGTGGTGGCATTGGAAATAATGATGGGAAGGCATCCTGGGGAGCTTTTAGCTTCTCTATCAGTCTCATTAACAGAAAATGCAGAATTGCTCTTGAAGGATTTGTTAGACCAACGGCTAAGGCCTCCTCTCAGTCAGTCAGCAACGGCAGTGGCTTCTGTGGTAACCATGGCTTTGGCCTGTACGTGCACTAATGCAGAGTCAAGACCGACCATGGATTTTGTGGCAAAAAAACTATCATCAGCCAGGACCCAGGCTAACCTCTCTGCACCATTTGGCATGATCACCATCAACAAGTTG